The DNA sequence ATATTTCTCTCTTTTAACCTTAAGTGGGATAGATAGATAGTCTTGAAATCAGATTGCTGGGCAATGAGTTTTATCTTTTCTAGTAGCTCCATTAAAAGCTATGAATTTTTGCTTCAAATGTGGtgcaaaacaaagtagaatggTTTCATTTTCATGTGAAAACACCCTGCTTATATGCCATTAGTGCATGAACCATTTTCcttatttatatcattatatGTATTTTGCTGCAGTTTGATGGATTCATCGATTTGGAATCTTATGATACAATAGCACTAAAGGTTAAAGGAGATGGGAGATGTTACATTTCTACTGTGAGTTTCTAAGGCTCTGATTGCATCCTGGAAAGAATGagggaaaggaaacaaaattgCTCAAAATAGCTTGAGAAAAGAATCCagttttaagtaattttcagtATTTTCCCTTGCTCTTTCAAGATGCAAATgcaatcttaatattttagatGAGGCCAAACCATCAGTTTTCTTCTGAATAGTCTGAACCTTGATGAAATGTTGGTGCAGATATATACAGAAAATTGGGTGAATTCACCTGCACAACAAGAAGATAATTCATGGCAAGCATTTGTTTTTGTACCAAAAGACAACTGGTATATTACAAAGGCAAGTTCTGTGCTCCTCAAGCTCATTTGGGTAATGTGTTGATATAACAGACCACACTGTCATATTGGACTATCATACTGCTGTAGCTTACAGATTTGAAAAGCAATTCGTGCATGATCCAAGAAACATGGAACCTGCTAATTTTTTGCTCAACTAATGAGTTGCACCTGGGCATGAAATGTACTACTAAGTACTAAGTGACTGCGGTGAAGTCTAGTCTTTGAAATCATTACTTAGAATGACTGTAGTAACGTTAGTTATCACCATAATATGATACATTTGATCTAATAACATGAGCTTGCCTGTTATGGAAGATTCTGCTTTAAGGCATGAAATTTTTTCATGGGTTTATAAGACTTCTTCATTTATTGCATCATGCTCCTTCGCATGTAACCCAGTAATGAGATTTCAGGAAAAACTTTAAAAGTGAATGATACCATGCTATTTAAGGCCTTTTTTGttccaaagagagagagataaaaagAAAGGGGTATATCCATGCTGTTGGGTAAATGAGTTAATTAGTATGATTGGGAAGTTAGATGTACTATAGACATACATAAATCATAAATGATGATtgatatatgataaataaagcATTTATTATAGCCATTTTTGCTCCTATGATGTAGAATACAGAAAGAAGAATGGCAGTACTTCTGTTCATTTTCAAGAATTCTTATGTGCTACATAAAGGATTGATGAGTAGGTTTTGATGGAATTTTTCATTAGAAAAAGGTGTTCTTTTCTTTGATAGGGCTTTATTTCCATAGATCTGAGAGTTATTCTGCTTTGCCATGATCTAGAACTTGTTTTTTTGGTGAATGAATAGATCTTTTCTGTGTTTGAAAACCTGAACAGTGGTGTCTTTTCAGATTCCTCTTGCTCATTACCTACCAACATGGAGAGGAAATGTTATAGATGCAGAGATAGAAATGAATCCATCGCGTATAGTCGGTATGTCTCTGTCTGTCAATTCAGGAGGTGGTGTCCCAGGTGCTACAACCGGGCCAGGCGATTTCAAGTTGGAAATTGATTGGATCAAAGCCTTGAGAACACAATAAGTTCCTTTAGACTATACCACAAGGTATTGAAATTTTGGTTGTATCAAACCATTGCAACTAGTTCAGAAATTTTCTACCTCCAATTCACCCAATAGTAAGTTAACAAACTTTACCGATGTTTTTGGCTACTGGTCAAGTGGGGCTCTGGCTGGATCACCTAAAGCTGCTGTCCTAACTGTAATTGATACATAAACCAATTCAACCAGCTGCTCCAAGTGGGTGTTTCATTTAATGACCCATCAATTGTTCAATAATAGTATCTGAAGAAATTCTCAGTCAACTATAGTTGGTACCTTTACGCGTGTGACCATTTAATGTGTCTGTTTATCATGTTACATGTTACATGTTCTACTCAGAATCAATATCCACAACACAAAGGTGCAATCTTCCTCTATGGACCATTCTTTTATTAGTTGCAATTTAAAGTTTGGCATTAGGATATTTCTGCATATGACTCTAGTAATATTCTCTTTCCAAATGAAGCTCTACCCATGAGTCCAAAACTATTGCAGAGAGCTTTTGAGGCATTGAAGAGGTCAATGGAATATCACAGCTTGTAGATGGACCCAGTGTGACTACAAGTGGATGATTATAAGTAAGTTTTGGTTTCTGTGGATTGATGAAGAGTGAAGACTTGTTAATTTATGCTGTTAATCAATCAAACAACTGTCATTCTATTTACAACTATTTGACAGTTGACACTTAAATTGAGTAGTCACATTCTTCTCTTCTTCGCCTTCTGGAAAGTGAAAATACCAATGAACGGTGTGGTGATAGCTGGGACCCCTTTGGTGTAGCTGGATCCCCACCACCAATGTCCGTACAACCCAAAAGGTCTTTCTAAGATGAATAGCACTTGTGCCTTAAAACTATATGCCCTGGGGACCCCTTTCTCCTCATgtgcctttttccttttcaattcttactttatttttcaacttCCATCCTTTTCACTCATGTTACTTGGCATGCTAAAGAGTTTTCTGGATAAATTTGCcattgaaaatgagatttttttttttttttatctgaagataaaaatattttgagaaacGATTAGAAATATGGAGTCATAaacatatttaaagaaaatgttttaattaaaagtaattcaaatgaaaacactttttttatttttaattgaggGTAAATAGAAAAGTCCTGAGAGTGGGACAGAAGCGTAAATGTGGGTGGTTGTGGAGACTATCAATGAGATGGTAAGTTGTGGCTCGTGAAGCAGAGAAGCTTCCACCTTACAGCTTTTGAGTGTTGGGCACTGGGCAGTACTTGCCATATGGGTgttgtttgttttccttttcggTAGATTGGGGCGTGGTGGTGGGTTGTTTCTACAGTGTTCTTTGAAATTAGTAGAGGGAGATGGACTTATATTATAGGGACTAGGGAGATAGCAGCCAGAGGGGACCAATTAGAAGTGTGTGCGACCCACACTCTTTAAAAAATAGGGATTGATCGTTGACGGTGCCCAAATAAGTTCCAAGCAGCCCCAGGGTGTTTGTACAAATTTGACCAGTCTGCCATTGCTGGCTCCCCCATCTTCTCGTTTCCCCCATACACTACTCTCTACTAGAATGTTTCTCCTGTTCTTATCTGAATATTAATCTAAGGGTCGACTACATCATTATGTAATGAAAAGCATCACCCATTGGGTGTTGTCTTGTGTACTTTGGATATCATTGTCTCGTTCAGTTTATTTTCTATCTTCATCCCATTTGGGTATACCTTAGTCTTATTTGTGTGTATTTTTCCAGAGTTTATCTTGaacaatataaaagatataaactTACCTTGTGTCTCTAAAGATCGGtagtaaaattttgtttgatacctcaatttaaaaaaaaaattaaaatcattatttttaaaatataaaattttaagaatttttttaaacaattgaaaatatttttaagaattgttttaaatacTTGCCACTTTAGTTTGATTGTTGGGTGTAGCCAAGAAATAGAATCAGAGTATTGTTTACCTCTACATCTacataatacttaaaaatacttcaaatttattccaaaaaacTTGCTTTTGTGAATGCATTTGAGGAATaaaattctctttaaaaattcaaatataaatgataaattttctccattcatttttcaaagtgtctcaaatttattttcaaaaacaatctattttgataataaattcttcaaaaaccttCTTATTCTCTTTGAcccatttttttcatcaaaaattatattaagaagtaaaaaaattcattagatATAAAGGTGATAAAACTTATTATGATTGCTCAATGCAATAACACGAACCAAATATACTTTTTAGGGATTTGagttaaatatcaataaattttaatcaaattcatGTCTAACACGATAacacatttaataaataaataattttttaatcaatttatataatacgGATTTGATCAAGGTCCATCTAATAATCTTGCTAttgatttaattatatatttaaattatttaatttatacttaactttagttatataatatattatctatttaataattaaataatatttaaatttatattatttatactATTATTATTCGCATAGGATTTGGGTTATGTAGTAGAATACTGAGACTCTGAAACGAAACAAAAGACCATCGATGTGAATTGTTAAGCTTAATTAGATGCTAATGGCAAAGtgatgatattaaataaataaaaggaggGCATTTGCAATGTGGAGTGAGGGTGGTCCCCACcactttttttggttttaatgtaCACAAGTTATATAAGCTGTTACACAACACATTGCAGAGGgtcacataaaaaatatataattaaaaataaaaaataaaaaaacctgaAAAATCAAACGAACCAAACAGTTAAAAGAGAACTTTCTGGACACATGCCCCTAAAAAATATCTAACCCACACATCTTCAATCTCAGCCGTCCATCACTGCCTCCACCACTCCCGTACCCTTATCTCGCAGTCAATAAAACCACCACCCCCCAccctttatttataaaattcccCTTCTCTAGACTCTTCCTAAAGCCTTAtgtctcctctttctctctccacaTTACGTCTTCCAATCTGTTTTCAGAGCCAAGCATAATAAAAAGATGTAGTAATCATCTtccacttcaattttctttttctttttctggtttgtttgtttgtttggacAAACGGATTAATTCGTCGACAAGAAAATTTTCTGTGTTTCTCTGGTTGGTTTCTGGTGCAACAATGGCCGCCGGAGAAGAGAAGAGCAATGATTTTTATGCCGTTCTAGGGTTGAAAAAGGAATGCACCGCCTCCGAGCTCAGAAATGCGTACAAGAGGCTTGCCCTGGTTAGAATTGTGAACCCTTTCTTCTCTTCTAGATTCTCTCTGTTGGGTCTGTTCATGATTTGATCAACTGGGTCTTCtacaaaaccaaaaacaattcgGAAAAATCTCTCCTTTCCCGGAAACAATCGCATGGGTTTCTGGGTCTTCCcgaaaaatgagttttttttctttctgggtTTTCCCGGGAAAACATGGGATTTTCCCGGAAATTCTGTAATTTTCTTAATCTTGATGGGAAACTTTTCTTGGTAGATGTGGCACCCAGATCGTTGCTCCTCGTCGGGAAACTCGAAATTCGTGGAAGAAGCGAAGAAGAAATTTCAGGCCATACAAGAAGCCTATTCAGGTTATTACaatccttaattttttattttttttccaattatttgTCTAAAATCATTCTTTTAATACCagaagggaaaaataaaaacagaaaaggaaagaaaataacaactttTCTATACTAATTGGATTCACGGGATGCTGTATTTCCCTGCGATTCATCTGTGTACAGTTCTCTCTGATGCGAATAAAAGGTTTCTGTACGACGTTGGAGCCTACGACAGCGATGATGACGAAAACGTAAGTTTTAACgaaaatttttttcccttttttaatattaaatatttccCTAATTTTTATCTCCAGAGCTCGCCCCCATGTGGGCTACACTATACCAACAATGTGATTGGTTGTCTCCTCATTTTCACACATCTGTCCAATCAGATTCTGACACGTCTATCTTTTGAGCTGAACTGGACCTCACCTGATCTTAGTCACTAATCACTTTTGTGTCGTGTTTCGTTTGTGATCTTTTTATTAACCCCATTTTTCCCTGTTCCTAAAATTTGGAAGGAATAAAAACGtggtactatttttttttttcccctgtagtgatttatttatagaaaatgttaaattattattttttagattttaaaaaatgggaaTTCTTCAACTCTGCCAAACAACCCAATCCAAAATGAAtatgttgtttgttttattCTCGAAAATGACAACGCTTTTTGccaggataaaaaaaaatcatttcatggCATTTGGGATGAACCAAACATGTCCTTCATCACCTTATTAGTATCTGTGTTTTCCTCTAGCTGCTTTCATGGTATATGTCTGGCTTTGAACAGCTTAGCTATGCAAAACCCACTTACTATATATGGCAAAACTTGTCTTTTTCATCATCAAACCAATTGGATTTGAATGATAATGAAGGCtatcttatgtttggttcccaggaaatttatgaaaaaatgcaagaaaaagaaaatagggaggaaaagtaaaaggaagtaaataatattttaaacaaattttgattattttttgtaataagatcaaatataaatttttttcttagtactttccccgaaaccaaacatagtggAACTATTTTTCTGCAAAAATTTGAACCATGCATGCAGTTATGGATTCATATTATGGCATTGAGGATGTCTTTGAGGTAAGGTTGCTTCCTCCTATGGTGCTGGGGTGGAACAGCTTAGCCGGTTACCCGTTTTTGATACCGATTCATCAATTGATTGAATTGTATAGAGCAACAACTTGTGATGATGAACATTCAATATGCAGGGAATGGGGGATTTTTTGAATGAGATGGCGGTTATGATGAGCCAAACCAAGTCCAATGTAAGCCTCTGTTTCGATCTTATCGGGACATTGCAAATACTGGTAGCAATACTGGTGATGATTTTAATGGCGGGATTGTGATATTGACAGGAAAATGGGAAGGAGAGCTTTGAGGAGTTGCAGGAGCTCTTTGAGGATATGTTCCAAAGGGATGTCGACGCATTCAACTCTGCCTCTCATCACCCCATGAACTCTTTCCCCAGTTCTACTTCCACTCCTTCCTACTGCGAAAGCTCCAATGCCAACAACAAGCGGAATTCGGGCGATATGGGCTCTGGAAGGATGATGAGTGCAGGGGAGTCCTCTGCTTTTGATTCCCACTTTCAGAGCTTCTGCTTTGGGGTTAGTCCATTTCATTGCTTCATTCTTTTTGTTTATCACCTTCTGGGCAGGCCCGGATTGAAGTCTTTTAACTTGGTTATGTCTGACACTGCATGTTTGTGTAAATGGTGAAGACAGGCGGCACGCCAGGGAGATTTCAGGAGGGGGAAAGGAGCAAGAGGAGGAATTCCAGGAGGAGCCAACGGTAGACGAAGAAGAACGGGTAGAAAGCAAAAGGTTTCATCTGGCCATGATGTCTCCTCCAATGACTACTACTCTCATGTTTATACTTAACTACGCAATCATCTAACTCCTAATCATATCATTCCATGGCCAACCAAGCGGAATCAGCTGGGAGAATCACATTGAAACAGCAGAAGCAGCAGCGATTCTGGCCACGGCTAATAGAGAACTATGAAGCAGAGAGCTGCTGCTCTGGACTAGTGATTCAACCCAGCTGCTACTTACAGCCAATTTTGCCATTACCCCTCTGTTCACCATTGCCTCTGGTATCAGCTTCCATCTTCAAAAAAAATGATGCTTCCGCTTTCAGCTTTTAGCTTTTGGCTTTTTGCTTTTGGATGTAAATGAATGAGATTCTCCATTGGGCTTTGCTTAGTATTGTTAttgttttcattaatatttcAGAAAGAAAAGCTCCATTCATGTCTACAAAAAGTTGTTGACAGTGTTGAAAGTGCTTGCGATGTAAAGATACACCCAATCTCTACATCTAATCAATCAGACATGGACTCAACATTGGTCTGAAATTGctccaaattcaatttttgtcccaaaaaaaaataaaaaatcaaaagatacTTTAGTTTGTTTTAAACTAGGATTTTCATTTTCGGGGATTTGTTTTTGGTTCTTGTCAACTTTTTCGGAAAGCCAAAGGTTGTGACACCTTAATAACAAGATAATCAGAATTTTGGATTTAAGTGAAGGGTTTGATGATTATTGATATATgacttttagttattttttagtaattaaGTGGTGTAATCAAatcttaattataatattataatatggtTTGATGACGATGATTTGGTAACATCAGATTAGATAAGTGTTGATGATTATAAAGTAATGGTGATTATGAGGGGTTCTAACAATGATATATTCTTGGTGTGATTTGGTGAATAGTGCCCTTATTTGGTATTTAAGTGGtgcttgaaatatttatttaaaaaaagaaaaagaaattcaaacataagaaaattaagaaggaaaaattaaaaattgaaaatatatatattaagaacttgtatagtatgcataaatacATCATAAATAAgtcattgaaaaatattttttatatttgagtcaTGCACACTATAATTAATAACCCTTTTTAATGACTATCAAAAACTTGAATGGCAAGAGAGTGACTCTGTATCGAGTGAAGGGGTGTGAATTGGTGGAGGGAGGGGGGAAGGAGAGCCCTACAACATGTGGGTTAAGGCCCCACACTTGGGTCAAGTGCCCTGAGCCATCTGAGTCCAATCCAAACGACTAACCGACCAAAAAGCACCTCTAGTCTGCTTTTGGGTTTGATGGCATGAGATAGAGGTGGACCCACTTCCCCCCCCTACGCAAACCCCTATCCACTTTCTGGTTTGATGAAGAAACGGCTTTTCAATGGGCCCCAAATTTCGTGCAAGTTGCCACGGATTCATTGTAGCCCTTTAGCTATGTGGGTCCTCCCCCAACAAAAATAATGGCCTCATTTcatgttctttttcttcttcctctcctcACATTGCTCACAACTCATCAGCTTGTGTTGACTGCAGATGACTCCCAACTTGCTTGCTCTACCTCTACCCAACATTACAAATTATGAAGGGCAAAACATTGAAGGGCTTTCTAGCTTTCTTTGAATGTGAAGATACATTTGCCCAACAACAACTCACACCCTACAAGCCCATGATGACCATGTGTTTGTTACTTGTCTCTTGTCTCTTGTCTACATCTTTCTTTTACTGAATTTTGGGCAATGCATAGGTTACAGTAGTTCTTTTTGCATTTTAGGTGCATGAATGTGATCCAATCGATGTTCTTAGTATGCAACAATCAGGATAAAAAGCGTAAAATAAGTCAAGTGGAGTCCAACAAAAAGGGTATTTGAATTGAGCTCACATAAGTAAATAtatagagtgtgtttgatagtgattttataacagaaaacatttctaatatttttaacacttgaataataataaaaaattaaaagcgtTTCCTAAAATAACTGTCAAACAAattcatagaaaatattaaatggtACAAAACAATTCTCCAAGAAGTATGATAAAAACGATATAAGATAATTCTTCAAGAGTTTGATAAATATCACAAAGTGTGGAAGGAAGATTTGATCAATTAAATGTCCATCTCGacaaattaattgaaaatattatacaAGAAAGGTGtcatactaaaataatattagtattgagatcttaatataaatttaagttattgaatgagtattatatcatatcatatctttcatatttttgtcatatctttttatctttatatacaTGATTACATTCTTCGAATCTTTAGTCATACTCTTGCTTCAAAAGACGgagataattaataatttactCAAAAGTGACATTTGATCCTAAAAACATACTCTTAATCAAGTAGTTCGAATAAATAATTGTGAATCaataaaatatctcaaatttgtaTGAAAAGATGGTGATGGTGGAGGTAGTTGTCAACCATTCTTCAACCATCCTAGTCATTGCAATAGTTTGCATACCTATACAGTAGGGGTAACCAAAATGTTTTACACCAATGCCCAATTGTTGCACATGAGAAATTCATGATAATGACAAGTACAAGTTGGGatagaaaatataaagtttGAAAAAGTGGACAAGTTAAGTCTTAggggatgaaaaaaaaaaaggttagagATAGATACAAGTTGACATAGAATATGATGTTCATCCCACAAGTTGATACTTAAAAACAAAGATGGAATCAATCACTTAGAGAAAGAATAATAGCATTGCACTCATCCTTGCTagagacaaaaaaaatcatcttaccATGATGTGTCAATAACTCCCtagtttaaaaacatataaattatataagtcATTCAGAAGCAGACATATAAATGGGTGAGGCTAGTCGGGCTCGGGTCATCTTAGTTTGGGCTCGAGCTCATAGAATGGTTGAGTTGGGTTTAGGTTGAGGTCAAAGTTAGGTTGGATTGGGCTTTGATCAAAAATTGTCAAAGGGGCCTAGATCGGGCTTTGTCCATTTAGTCAAATTTATGTTCCTAATTGGAAGAGGCATGGTGattaaaatcctaataaaattttgaatattcatTCTTTGGACACTTTGAATAGGAAAATTATTGTTCTATGTTATATGTATGGTTACTATTTTCATGTGATAAAGTCACAAGTGAGAATTTAGTCCTTAacgataaaaacaaaatattttatcaatcaCTGCATGTCTtattaataagtaataaaaaagaagaagtatAAAATTATTGAGTTAGGTTTTGACGTTCAAGTGGGTTAACCCAACTCAACCACACAAATGAGAAATGAGGGAAACAATTTCTAGAAGTTTTAAAACTGCCAAAAAACTGCtactctagaaaaaaaaaatacttttttttcctctcattctttCTGATAAAATCTTAAAGAACACGCTTCTAAAGAAAGTTCTTTCTATTGaagttttcttattttcttcatgaAAACGAAGGTTAGCCAAAAGTAGAAATGTCAGGAGTGTAAGGAAGGGTCCCTCGTGTGAGATGGCAAACCGTGTCCTTACCTAATATGGTTGACTACCCAGTTGGCGCATTTGGTTGCTTCTCTCTTTTCCTGCCTTTCTTTCGACAGATGAAAGAATGGCTTCAGATTCAGCTTGAGAATCGATATCGTGCCCTGCCTTTGCTTCCCTTGCTTGTCGGGCATATAGAGAGGTAGAGGAATACAAAAGAatttatctatcattttttatagtGTTTCGCGGGCTaaaatcttccttttttttttgaagaaatcgATAATAAAGTAGCTCAAAGGGTTGGCATAAAAGGTACTTGTGCTATAGAAATAGAGtagttcttaaatttttatttatttatttattttatagttccATTCACAGCTTGAGGCAAAAAAAACCGTTAACAAAACAACCAATTGAGATTTTGGGCATTTCAAAAGCTAACccaaagtttaattttccacCAAAAACAAAACCCATTTCTTCCTTTAGGGTATATATGGTGTAAGTTTGCTTGGGATTCAAGTCGCCAAAAGTGGTTGTTAGGGCTCTAATGGTGGATTCCATTGATGTCCATTGGGCTTGGCTATGGACCCAAGAGGAATTGGGCTGAGAAACCCTAACCCATCAATCTGTTAGTAGTCAAGTGGGTTGGGCCAAGTCAAAATTTGGCCAGACCCACTCTCATAATTTGGTTAAAACAAGTgactattaaattattaattctaaaaagaatttgatttgcAAATCATTGTTTTCTTTACATTAATCTAGTTTATTCATAGTtagtgtttttaaatatttggtaataacactacttaaaaaaaaaaaaaactttgtgaATGGATTGAATTCACCAAATTATCAATTCTCAGATCgcaaaataatcatatttttgaattttatcccaattaaatctaaaatatttcaaCACGATGCTAAATTTACATGAGTACAAAATTACTTGGACAACCAAAACAAGCAAAATAAAAGAGTCGATGATAGAAATGCAGCTCCTAGACTTCTATTATGAAAACTAATGACCAAATTAAAACTTTGCTCTT is a window from the Vitis riparia cultivar Riparia Gloire de Montpellier isolate 1030 chromosome 9, EGFV_Vit.rip_1.0, whole genome shotgun sequence genome containing:
- the LOC117921593 gene encoding probable complex I intermediate-associated protein 30, with product MSRFRSLWQASLNATRKALTWNVENWIPPSERYIFNFNSKEELKKWHLYSDSEYGGMSSASLEIMDAGNGLSGIFSGNLSLDLIEGSKWNIRRGGFCGMRSKKFDGFIDLESYDTIALKVKGDGRCYISTIYTENWVNSPAQQEDNSWQAFVFVPKDNWYITKIPLAHYLPTWRGNVIDAEIEMNPSRIVGMSLSVNSGGGVPGATTGPGDFKLEIDWIKALRTQ
- the LOC117922520 gene encoding dnaJ homolog subfamily B member 6-A-like isoform X1, with amino-acid sequence MAAGEEKSNDFYAVLGLKKECTASELRNAYKRLALMWHPDRCSSSGNSKFVEEAKKKFQAIQEAYSVLSDANKRFLYDVGAYDSDDDENGMGDFLNEMAVMMSQTKSNENGKESFEELQELFEDMFQRDVDAFNSASHHPMNSFPSSTSTPSYCESSNANNKRNSGDMGSGRMMSAGESSAFDSHFQSFCFGAARQGDFRRGKGARGGIPGGANGRRRRTGRKQKVSSGHDVSSNDYYSHVYT
- the LOC117922520 gene encoding dnaJ homolog subfamily B member 6-like isoform X2, producing the protein MAAGEEKSNDFYAVLGLKKECTASELRNAYKRLALMWHPDRCSSSGNSKFVEEAKKKFQAIQEAYSVLSDANKRFLYDVGAYDSDDDENGMGDFLNEMAVMMSQTKSNENGKESFEELQELFEDMFQRDVDAFNSASHHPMNSFPSSTSTPSYCESSNANNKRNSGDMGSGRMMSAGESSAFDSHFQSFCFGTGGTPGRFQEGERSKRRNSRRSQR